The following proteins come from a genomic window of Actinomarinicola tropica:
- a CDS encoding cupin domain-containing protein — MTETEAATNRVPVVLGPGEGREFAMGRLSASFKADGDETAGRYSISEWWLDPHTRGPGAHHHDEDDVFYVLEGTMSVMVGDRWIDAPAGSFVLVPGGTPHDFENRTDARAGMLNIGAPGDFEPQMPGIGEWFRQRSTEESAC; from the coding sequence ATGACCGAGACAGAGGCAGCGACGAACCGGGTGCCCGTCGTGCTCGGGCCGGGCGAGGGCCGTGAGTTCGCCATGGGCCGGCTCTCGGCGAGCTTCAAGGCCGACGGCGACGAGACGGCGGGCCGCTACTCGATCTCCGAGTGGTGGCTCGACCCGCACACCCGCGGACCCGGCGCCCACCACCACGACGAGGACGACGTCTTCTACGTGCTCGAGGGCACGATGAGCGTGATGGTCGGGGACCGCTGGATCGACGCGCCCGCCGGCTCGTTCGTCCTCGTCCCCGGCGGCACGCCGCACGACTTCGAGAACCGCACCGACGCCCGGGCCGGCATGCTCAACATCGGGGCGCCGGGCGACTTCGAGCCCCAGATGCCCGGCATCGGCGAGTGGTTCCGCCAGCGGTCGACGGAGGAGTCGGCCTGCTGA
- a CDS encoding ATP-dependent Clp protease proteolytic subunit: MANSGTPAALPDALAPVAAQGPGGFDPSMDIFNRLLKSRIVYLGSDVNDQVANLLTAQMLFLEGEDPESDIWLYINSPGGSVTAGMAIYDTMQFIGPKVGTICMGLGASMGQFLLCAGEPGMRFALPHARILMHQPLGGVQGQATDIAIQAEQMAYTKRLMAERIAEHTGQSVEQITKDSDRDRWFTAEEARDYGIIDRVITRRGEIS, translated from the coding sequence ATGGCCAACTCCGGTACCCCCGCAGCGCTGCCCGACGCGCTCGCGCCCGTCGCCGCCCAGGGGCCGGGGGGTTTCGACCCGTCGATGGACATCTTCAACCGTCTGCTGAAGTCGCGCATCGTCTACCTCGGCTCCGACGTGAACGACCAGGTCGCCAACCTCCTCACCGCCCAGATGCTGTTCCTCGAGGGTGAGGACCCGGAGTCCGACATCTGGCTCTACATCAACTCCCCGGGCGGTTCGGTCACCGCCGGCATGGCCATCTACGACACGATGCAGTTCATCGGCCCCAAGGTCGGCACGATCTGCATGGGGCTCGGTGCCTCGATGGGCCAGTTCCTCCTGTGCGCCGGCGAGCCGGGCATGCGCTTCGCCCTGCCCCACGCCCGCATCCTGATGCACCAGCCCCTCGGTGGCGTCCAGGGCCAGGCCACCGACATCGCCATCCAGGCCGAGCAGATGGCCTACACCAAGCGCCTGATGGCCGAGCGGATCGCCGAGCACACCGGCCAGTCCGTCGAGCAGATCACCAAGGACTCCGACCGCGACCGCTGGTTCACCGCGGAGGAGGCCCGGGACTACGGCATCATCGACCGCGTCATCACCCGACGCGGCGAGATCAGCTGA
- a CDS encoding GNAT family N-acetyltransferase encodes MTFPLRPITDEELPQLFHALQDPFGFHSDGDDVEDFRLTTELDRTLAAFDDEEMVGTAGAYSFELTVPGNLLVDAAGITIVTVSATHRRRGILRSMMERQLDDVAERGETIAILTASEASIYGRFGYGLASQSSSWTLETDRATLARPSTATGRLRLVDADRFLEAGPQVYDRRRREIPGAVNRVQAWWDVWQKDRPHTRGGQSARWYVLHEDDAGEVDGMLAYRRNRDAEHGLSRNVLTVDQLYGADDEVEAALWSFLLDHDLIHSVAAHGRPVDEPLRWRLADPRRLVTTDVVDDLWLRLVDVCGALSARRYGTTDRLVVEVADPFRPHTAGRYLLDGGPDGAACTRTDADPDLTMDVADLGALYLGGVTATALHRAGRIEEPTPGAVRRADVFFASSPPPWMTTGF; translated from the coding sequence GTGACCTTCCCGCTGCGACCCATCACCGACGAGGAACTCCCTCAGCTCTTCCACGCCCTCCAGGACCCGTTCGGCTTCCACAGCGACGGCGACGACGTCGAGGACTTCCGGCTGACGACCGAGCTCGACCGCACGCTCGCCGCGTTCGACGACGAGGAGATGGTCGGCACGGCGGGCGCGTACAGCTTCGAGCTCACGGTGCCCGGCAACCTCCTCGTCGACGCCGCGGGCATCACGATCGTGACCGTGAGCGCCACGCACCGGCGCCGAGGCATCCTCCGCTCGATGATGGAGCGCCAGCTCGACGACGTCGCCGAGCGGGGCGAGACGATCGCCATCCTCACCGCCTCGGAGGCCTCGATCTACGGCCGCTTCGGCTACGGGCTCGCCTCGCAGAGCTCGTCGTGGACGCTCGAGACCGACCGCGCCACCCTCGCCCGCCCGTCGACCGCCACCGGCCGCCTCCGCCTCGTCGACGCCGACCGCTTCCTGGAGGCCGGCCCCCAGGTCTACGACCGCCGGCGGCGTGAGATCCCCGGCGCCGTCAACCGCGTCCAGGCCTGGTGGGACGTGTGGCAGAAGGACCGCCCGCACACCCGGGGCGGCCAGAGCGCCCGCTGGTACGTCCTCCACGAGGACGACGCCGGCGAGGTCGACGGCATGCTCGCCTACCGCCGCAACCGCGACGCCGAGCACGGCCTGTCCCGCAACGTCCTCACCGTCGACCAGCTCTACGGCGCGGACGACGAGGTCGAGGCGGCGCTGTGGAGCTTCCTGCTCGACCACGACCTCATCCACTCGGTCGCGGCCCACGGGCGGCCGGTGGACGAGCCGCTGCGCTGGCGCCTCGCCGATCCGCGCCGCCTCGTCACCACCGACGTCGTCGACGACCTGTGGCTCCGCCTCGTCGACGTCTGCGGTGCGCTGTCCGCCCGCCGCTACGGCACGACCGACCGACTCGTCGTCGAGGTGGCCGACCCCTTCCGCCCCCACACCGCCGGCCGCTACCTCCTCGACGGGGGCCCCGACGGCGCGGCGTGCACCCGCACCGACGCCGACCCCGACCTCACCATGGACGTCGCCGACCTCGGCGCGCTGTACCTCGGCGGCGTCACCGCCACCGCGCTGCACCGGGCCGGCCGGATCGAGGAACCGACCCCGGGTGCGGTCCGTCGGGCCGACGTCTTCTTCGCCTCCTCACCGCCGCCCTGGATGACCACCGGATTCTGA
- a CDS encoding class I SAM-dependent RNA methyltransferase: MAADPIELLVERTAVGGDGVARDASGRVVFVEGALPGERVLARIRSEKDRFAKAVAVEVLDSAPARIVPVCPHVGDGCGGCALAHVAVDAQRDLKVGMVVEALERIGRLTDPVVEPGPWLAPTGFRTTVRAGVLDGRPALRALHGHDLIALDSCRVAHPLVEEVLAHGRFPGAREVTVRAGARTGERIALVDPSASADVVAPSDVVVVGADDLASGRRLWFHEEVHGVRLRVSAESFFQSRADGAEALVDLVATVTSDVAPDATMADLYCGVGLFAATVGRGRRTVAVERSRSSIADAKVNLRDQDATVVRAGVERWRPSPVALVVADPPRNGLAKGGVQVVAATGASHLALVSCDAGSLGRDARLLTEAGWQHEGSTLVDLFPDTPHVEVVSRFVRRPPT, from the coding sequence GTGGCCGCTGACCCCATCGAGCTGCTCGTCGAGCGCACCGCCGTGGGCGGTGACGGGGTGGCGCGGGACGCCTCCGGGCGGGTCGTGTTCGTCGAGGGCGCGCTGCCGGGGGAGCGGGTCCTCGCCCGCATCCGCAGCGAGAAGGACCGGTTCGCGAAGGCGGTCGCCGTCGAGGTGCTCGACTCCGCACCGGCTCGCATCGTGCCGGTCTGCCCGCACGTGGGCGACGGCTGCGGCGGCTGCGCGCTCGCCCACGTCGCGGTCGATGCCCAGCGCGACCTGAAGGTCGGCATGGTCGTCGAGGCCCTCGAGCGGATCGGACGGCTGACCGACCCCGTCGTCGAGCCCGGCCCGTGGCTCGCTCCCACCGGCTTCCGCACCACGGTGCGCGCCGGCGTGCTCGACGGGCGCCCCGCCCTGCGGGCGCTGCACGGCCACGACCTGATCGCCCTCGACAGCTGCCGGGTCGCCCATCCACTCGTCGAGGAGGTGCTGGCCCACGGCCGGTTCCCCGGCGCTCGCGAGGTCACGGTGCGGGCCGGCGCGCGGACGGGGGAGCGGATCGCGCTGGTCGATCCGTCGGCCTCCGCGGACGTGGTCGCCCCGAGCGACGTCGTGGTCGTCGGCGCGGACGACCTGGCGTCGGGACGCCGGCTGTGGTTCCACGAGGAGGTGCACGGCGTGCGGTTGCGCGTCTCGGCCGAGTCGTTCTTCCAGAGCCGGGCGGACGGGGCCGAGGCGCTGGTCGACCTCGTCGCGACGGTGACGTCGGACGTGGCACCCGACGCCACGATGGCCGACCTGTACTGCGGTGTCGGCCTCTTCGCCGCCACCGTCGGTCGTGGACGCCGCACCGTCGCGGTCGAGCGCTCCCGCTCGTCCATCGCCGATGCCAAGGTGAACCTGCGGGACCAGGACGCGACCGTCGTCCGTGCGGGCGTGGAGCGGTGGCGGCCGTCGCCGGTCGCCCTGGTCGTCGCCGACCCGCCCCGCAACGGCCTCGCGAAGGGCGGGGTGCAGGTCGTCGCTGCGACCGGCGCCTCCCACCTCGCGCTCGTCAGCTGCGACGCCGGGTCGCTCGGGCGCGACGCCCGGCTGCTCACCGAGGCGGGGTGGCAGCACGAGGGGTCCACGCTCGTCGACCTCTTCCCCGACACGCCCCACGTCGAGGTCGTCAGCCGCTTCGTGCGCCGCCCGCCCACTTGA
- a CDS encoding acyl-CoA dehydrogenase family protein, producing MADVRDAARAWIQDNWDPQMTLGAWWQALADAGWAFPHWPKGYGGRDLSRDDTRVVNEELGQAGAVAPPGGLGQMMGGPITIDFGTDEQKDAWLPALASGREGWCQLFSEPGAGSDLASAQTRAVRDGDVWIVNGQKVWTSGATTASRGMLVARTNLDAPKHRGLTYFIIDMDQPGIEIRPLKQMNGGASFNEVFFSDAVVGHDRILGGVDTGWQVAVATLAYERQGLGSRGAAGGIVAGTPGPIAGHLDRTCAELIEAARSERQAAERGAAARTPKAVIRLARDMGLSEDPVVRQRLADLHIFAEVQRYTSLRARAALQAGRQPGPEVSIAKLAASEQARRARDVSMAILGAHGTLLGEDAPAEGMFQQLALSVHASSIAGGTDEIQRNIIGERVLGLPKEPQVDRDVPFKELRTGTLS from the coding sequence ATGGCCGACGTTCGCGACGCAGCACGCGCCTGGATCCAGGACAACTGGGATCCGCAGATGACGCTCGGCGCGTGGTGGCAGGCCCTGGCCGATGCCGGCTGGGCCTTCCCGCACTGGCCGAAGGGGTACGGCGGGCGCGACCTCTCCCGTGACGACACGCGCGTCGTCAACGAGGAGCTCGGCCAGGCCGGGGCCGTCGCGCCCCCCGGCGGGCTCGGCCAGATGATGGGCGGCCCGATCACGATCGACTTCGGCACCGACGAGCAGAAGGACGCCTGGCTGCCGGCCCTCGCGTCGGGGAGGGAGGGGTGGTGCCAGCTCTTCAGCGAGCCCGGCGCCGGCTCCGACCTGGCCAGCGCCCAGACCCGGGCGGTGCGCGACGGCGACGTGTGGATCGTCAACGGCCAGAAGGTGTGGACCTCGGGCGCGACCACCGCCAGCCGGGGGATGCTCGTCGCCCGCACCAACCTCGATGCGCCCAAGCACCGGGGCCTCACCTACTTCATCATCGACATGGACCAGCCGGGCATCGAGATCCGGCCGCTGAAGCAGATGAACGGCGGCGCCTCGTTCAACGAGGTCTTCTTCTCCGACGCGGTGGTGGGACACGACCGCATCCTCGGCGGGGTCGACACCGGCTGGCAGGTCGCGGTCGCGACCCTCGCCTACGAGCGCCAGGGGCTCGGCAGCCGGGGCGCGGCAGGCGGCATCGTCGCCGGCACCCCGGGCCCGATCGCCGGGCACCTCGACCGCACCTGCGCCGAGCTCATCGAGGCGGCCCGCTCCGAGCGCCAGGCCGCCGAGCGGGGCGCCGCGGCCCGCACCCCGAAGGCGGTCATCCGCCTGGCCCGGGACATGGGCCTCAGCGAAGACCCCGTCGTCCGCCAGCGTCTGGCCGACCTGCACATCTTCGCCGAGGTCCAGCGCTACACGTCCCTGCGGGCCCGTGCCGCCCTCCAGGCCGGCCGCCAGCCCGGACCGGAGGTGTCGATCGCCAAGCTCGCGGCATCGGAGCAGGCCCGACGGGCCCGGGACGTGTCGATGGCGATCCTCGGCGCCCACGGCACGCTCCTCGGCGAGGACGCACCCGCGGAGGGGATGTTCCAGCAGCTGGCGCTGTCCGTGCACGCCTCGTCGATCGCCGGCGGCACCGACGAGATCCAGCGCAACATCATCGGCGAGCGCGTGCTCGGGCTGCCCAAGGAGCCGCAGGTCGACCGGGACGTCCCGTTCAAGGAGCTGCGCACCGGCACCCTGAGCTGA
- the rpe gene encoding ribulose-phosphate 3-epimerase gives MSDQPPSRPIQIVPSVLPADFSKLGEECRALEEAGVDRIQWDVMDGVFVPNLTFGPDVIAACRDHVEVPFEAHLMVEDPDLLAARYVEAGCGMLIVHAETARHLHRTLGAIRDMDASPAVALNPSTPVDAVRHVLDLVDMVLVMTVNPGFGGQDYIATMEPKVAELRRLIVEGGYDVDIEVDGGIGPGTIGGAASAGANVLVAGSALYRDPEGLGHAVSDLRARAEAAVAQG, from the coding sequence GTGTCAGATCAGCCTCCCTCGCGCCCGATCCAGATCGTCCCGTCGGTCCTCCCGGCCGACTTCTCGAAGCTCGGCGAGGAGTGCCGGGCGCTCGAGGAGGCGGGCGTCGACCGCATCCAGTGGGACGTCATGGACGGCGTGTTCGTGCCCAACCTCACCTTCGGGCCCGACGTCATCGCCGCCTGCCGGGACCACGTCGAGGTGCCCTTCGAGGCCCACCTGATGGTCGAGGACCCGGACCTGCTCGCCGCCCGCTACGTCGAGGCCGGCTGCGGGATGCTCATCGTCCACGCCGAGACCGCACGCCACCTGCACCGCACCCTCGGCGCCATCCGGGACATGGATGCCAGCCCGGCCGTGGCGCTCAACCCGTCCACCCCGGTCGACGCTGTCCGCCACGTGCTCGACCTCGTCGACATGGTGCTCGTGATGACGGTCAACCCCGGCTTCGGCGGCCAGGACTACATCGCCACGATGGAGCCGAAGGTGGCCGAGCTGCGCCGGCTGATCGTCGAGGGCGGCTACGACGTCGACATCGAGGTCGACGGCGGCATCGGGCCCGGCACCATCGGGGGCGCCGCGTCCGCCGGTGCCAACGTCCTCGTCGCCGGCAGCGCGCTCTACCGCGACCCCGAGGGCCTCGGCCACGCCGTCAGCGACCTGCGCGCCCGCGCCGAGGCGGCGGTCGCCCAGGGATGA
- a CDS encoding DUF421 domain-containing protein, with translation MDAVLRSIAIYAFLLVLFRIAGKRTLADITPFDFVLLLIIGEATQQGLLGDDFSVTNSFLVITTLLTIDIVLSLVKAYVPWLAKATEGVPVVLVADGQPIEERMKKARVDEQDILEAARLTQGLSHMSQVRYAVLERTGSISIIPVS, from the coding sequence ATGGATGCCGTCCTGCGATCGATCGCGATCTACGCGTTCCTGCTCGTGCTCTTCCGCATCGCAGGGAAGCGCACCCTGGCCGACATCACGCCGTTCGACTTCGTGCTGCTGCTCATCATCGGCGAGGCGACCCAGCAGGGGCTCCTCGGTGACGACTTCTCGGTCACCAACTCGTTCCTCGTCATCACGACGCTGCTGACCATCGACATCGTGCTCTCGCTCGTGAAGGCGTACGTCCCGTGGCTGGCCAAGGCGACCGAGGGCGTCCCGGTCGTCCTCGTCGCCGACGGCCAGCCGATCGAGGAGCGCATGAAGAAGGCGAGGGTGGACGAGCAGGACATCCTCGAGGCGGCCCGGCTGACGCAGGGCCTGTCGCACATGTCCCAGGTGCGCTACGCCGTGCTCGAGCGCACGGGTTCGATCTCGATCATCCCGGTGTCCTGA
- a CDS encoding YciI family protein, which translates to MAKYLLLKHYRGAPDSVQNIPMDRWTPEEVDAHIRFMGDFAARLEASGEFVDGQALAPDGLWVRYDGEGKPPITDGPFAETKDLIAGWMVIDVDSQERAIELAGELSSAPGAGGEPIHEWLEVRPFLTAPPTVVD; encoded by the coding sequence ATGGCCAAGTACCTGCTGCTCAAGCACTACCGGGGAGCACCCGACTCCGTCCAGAACATCCCGATGGACCGCTGGACGCCCGAGGAGGTCGACGCGCACATCCGCTTCATGGGCGACTTCGCCGCCCGACTCGAGGCGAGCGGCGAGTTCGTCGACGGCCAGGCGCTGGCCCCCGACGGGCTGTGGGTCCGCTACGACGGCGAGGGCAAGCCGCCGATCACCGACGGGCCGTTCGCCGAGACGAAGGATCTCATCGCCGGCTGGATGGTGATCGACGTCGACAGCCAGGAGCGGGCGATCGAGCTCGCCGGCGAGCTGTCCTCGGCGCCGGGAGCCGGCGGCGAGCCCATCCACGAGTGGCTCGAGGTCCGCCCGTTCCTCACCGCTCCCCCGACGGTCGTCGACTGA
- a CDS encoding cytochrome P450, which yields MAHVPGPERDPAAEALPADQIATYDALRRAAPLAMGPDGAWAVLRHADVVRVLGDHETFSNVVSHRMSVPNGMDPPQHTAFREIVDRYYTPERMSAFEPVIRSIARELVDALPRRRDIDLMASLAEPFANHVQCAFMGWPDRLREPLRDWVRRNQAAIRAQDRRAMSQVATEFDGYITEQLEARRAAGAGAPDDNTTRLLHETVDGRPLTDDEIVSIVRNWTVGELGTIAASVGIIVHHLATRPESQPLARGGADLAAMSDEILRMHAPLLVNRRRTTREVTLGGRTLPPDERIVVVWASANRDEDVMGDPDQLRLDRDPAQNLLYGRGVHACPGAPLARMELRVVMEALLAATTSVVLGDEDPVPAAYPASGFSRLTVRLS from the coding sequence ATGGCGCACGTCCCCGGCCCCGAGCGCGACCCCGCGGCGGAGGCGCTCCCCGCCGACCAGATCGCGACCTACGACGCGCTCCGGCGCGCGGCGCCTCTCGCCATGGGGCCCGACGGTGCCTGGGCGGTGCTCCGTCATGCCGACGTCGTGCGTGTCCTCGGCGACCACGAGACGTTCAGCAACGTCGTGTCGCATCGGATGTCGGTGCCGAACGGCATGGATCCGCCGCAGCACACCGCGTTCAGGGAGATCGTCGATCGGTACTACACGCCCGAGCGCATGTCGGCGTTCGAACCCGTGATCCGCAGCATCGCCCGCGAGCTCGTCGATGCGCTTCCTCGTCGCCGCGACATCGACCTCATGGCCTCGCTCGCCGAGCCGTTCGCCAACCACGTGCAGTGCGCCTTCATGGGCTGGCCCGATCGGCTGCGGGAGCCGCTGCGGGACTGGGTCCGGAGGAACCAGGCGGCGATCCGGGCGCAGGACCGCCGTGCCATGTCCCAGGTGGCGACAGAGTTCGACGGCTACATCACCGAGCAGTTGGAGGCGCGTCGTGCCGCGGGCGCCGGGGCGCCCGACGACAACACCACGCGCCTGCTGCACGAGACCGTCGACGGCCGCCCGCTCACCGACGACGAGATCGTGTCGATCGTCCGCAACTGGACGGTCGGGGAGCTCGGCACGATCGCGGCGAGCGTGGGCATCATCGTCCACCACCTCGCCACCCGACCCGAGTCCCAGCCGCTCGCACGGGGCGGTGCCGACCTCGCAGCGATGAGCGACGAGATCCTGCGGATGCACGCCCCCCTGCTCGTCAACCGACGGCGCACCACGAGGGAGGTGACGCTCGGGGGCCGCACCCTCCCTCCCGACGAGCGGATCGTCGTCGTGTGGGCCTCGGCCAACCGCGACGAGGACGTGATGGGTGACCCGGATCAGCTGCGACTCGACCGCGATCCGGCGCAGAACCTGCTGTACGGCCGGGGAGTCCACGCGTGCCCGGGTGCACCGCTCGCGCGGATGGAGCTCCGCGTCGTCATGGAGGCGCTCCTGGCCGCCACGACCTCCGTCGTGCTCGGCGACGAGGACCCCGTGCCGGCCGCGTACCCGGCCAGCGGCTTCAGTCGCCTGACGGTCCGGCTGTCCTGA
- a CDS encoding RNA polymerase sigma factor, protein MSRPFPDDVELRRLVPAVISVLVRRGVDFAAAEDAVQEALIRALSAWGSERPSDPTAWLVTVAWRAHLDAVRSTAARRDREVRVDAEPSGGAVSDADDTLALHFLCAHPDLSPSSAVALTLRAVGGLTTRQIADAYMVPEATMAQRISRAKRTIAASTLDRPGDVGTVMRVLYLIFNEGYSGDVDLAAEAIRLTRQLARAVREPEVDGLLALMLLHHARRASRTRPDGALVPLAEQDRSMWDTDLIAEGVTILQGALARDRLGEFQAQAAIAALHADARRVEETDWLQIVEWYDELLRFAETPIVRLNRAVAIGEADGAPAGLAALAEIDASVPRHDAVAAHLHEANGDLEAAARLHAEAARRAPSLAERDHQLRQAARVNGMRRARDR, encoded by the coding sequence GTGTCCCGACCCTTCCCGGACGACGTCGAGCTGCGCCGGCTCGTCCCGGCGGTGATCAGCGTCCTCGTCCGCCGCGGCGTCGACTTCGCGGCGGCCGAGGACGCGGTCCAGGAGGCGCTCATCCGTGCGCTGTCCGCGTGGGGCTCGGAGCGCCCGTCGGACCCGACGGCCTGGCTGGTGACGGTGGCGTGGCGGGCGCACCTCGACGCCGTGCGGTCCACGGCGGCCCGGCGGGACCGCGAGGTGAGGGTGGACGCGGAACCGTCGGGGGGAGCGGTGAGCGACGCCGACGACACCCTCGCCCTCCACTTCCTGTGTGCCCATCCCGACCTCAGCCCGTCGTCGGCGGTGGCGCTCACGCTGCGTGCCGTCGGTGGCCTGACGACCCGCCAGATCGCGGACGCCTACATGGTGCCGGAAGCGACGATGGCCCAGCGCATCAGCCGCGCCAAGCGGACGATCGCCGCGTCGACCCTCGACCGGCCGGGTGACGTGGGCACGGTGATGCGGGTCCTCTACCTCATCTTCAACGAGGGCTACTCCGGCGACGTCGACCTCGCGGCCGAGGCGATCCGCCTGACCCGCCAGCTCGCACGCGCGGTGCGCGAACCGGAGGTCGACGGCCTCCTTGCCCTGATGCTGCTCCACCACGCCCGCCGCGCCAGCCGCACCCGGCCGGACGGGGCGCTCGTTCCCCTGGCCGAGCAGGACCGCAGCATGTGGGACACCGACCTCATCGCCGAGGGCGTGACCATCCTGCAGGGGGCGCTCGCCCGGGACCGGCTCGGGGAGTTCCAGGCGCAGGCCGCGATCGCCGCGCTCCACGCCGACGCGCGACGCGTCGAGGAGACCGACTGGCTCCAGATCGTCGAGTGGTACGACGAGCTGCTGCGGTTCGCCGAGACGCCGATCGTCCGGTTGAACCGCGCAGTCGCGATCGGTGAGGCCGACGGCGCGCCGGCAGGGTTGGCCGCCCTCGCCGAGATCGACGCGAGCGTGCCCCGCCACGACGCCGTCGCGGCGCACCTTCACGAGGCCAACGGAGACCTCGAGGCGGCCGCCCGCCTCCATGCCGAGGCGGCCCGCCGCGCCCCGAGCCTGGCCGAGAGGGACCACCAGCTGCGCCAAGCGGCGCGGGTCAACGGGATGCGGCGAGCACGGGATCGCTGA
- a CDS encoding phosphotransferase family protein, giving the protein MDGIDEGRVTDWLTANTPPIEPPLTFELIAGGRSNLTFEVTDATGRRLVLRRPPVSHVLASAHDMGREHRIISALADSPVPVPTALGFCDDVEVNGAPFYVMDFADGHIVRGLEQVEELFDVETRRAAGFDLVDVMVALHSLDPDHVGLGDLGKKEDYLGRQLKRWWGQFQGSQDQEREAGVWRAADVVGEVHRMLVDRKPEQQGAVIAHGDYRLDNCMFDDDGRVMAVLDWELCTLGDPLADIGTMLIYWTDRGETPRMGLAPASTAEGFPLRSELAARYAERSGRDLSQLDYYMAFGHWRLACIMEGVFVRYATGAMGGGDEAKQAAQGMGGEVIRRAQLAKDLLESM; this is encoded by the coding sequence ATGGACGGCATCGACGAGGGCAGGGTCACCGACTGGCTGACGGCGAACACGCCACCGATCGAGCCGCCGCTGACCTTCGAGCTCATCGCCGGTGGCCGATCCAACCTCACCTTCGAGGTCACCGACGCCACCGGCCGCCGCCTCGTGCTGCGCCGACCTCCGGTCAGCCACGTGCTCGCCTCGGCCCACGACATGGGGCGAGAGCACCGCATCATCTCCGCGCTGGCCGACTCGCCGGTGCCCGTCCCGACCGCCCTCGGGTTCTGCGACGACGTCGAGGTCAACGGCGCGCCGTTCTACGTCATGGACTTCGCCGACGGCCACATCGTCCGTGGCCTGGAGCAGGTCGAGGAGCTCTTCGACGTGGAGACCCGCCGCGCCGCGGGGTTCGACCTGGTCGACGTGATGGTGGCCCTGCACTCGCTCGACCCCGACCACGTCGGCCTCGGCGACCTGGGCAAGAAGGAGGACTACCTCGGCCGCCAGCTCAAGCGCTGGTGGGGCCAGTTCCAGGGTTCGCAGGACCAGGAGCGCGAGGCCGGCGTGTGGCGGGCCGCCGACGTCGTCGGTGAGGTCCACCGGATGCTCGTCGACCGCAAGCCCGAGCAGCAGGGCGCGGTGATCGCCCACGGCGACTACCGGCTCGACAACTGCATGTTCGACGACGACGGCCGGGTCATGGCCGTGCTCGACTGGGAGCTGTGCACCCTCGGCGACCCGCTCGCCGACATCGGCACCATGCTCATCTACTGGACCGACCGGGGCGAGACGCCCCGCATGGGGCTCGCGCCGGCGTCGACGGCCGAGGGCTTCCCGCTGCGGTCCGAGCTGGCCGCCCGCTACGCAGAGCGGTCCGGTCGCGACCTGTCCCAGCTCGACTACTACATGGCTTTCGGCCACTGGCGGCTCGCCTGCATCATGGAGGGCGTGTTCGTCCGCTACGCCACCGGCGCGATGGGCGGCGGGGACGAGGCGAAGCAGGCGGCCCAGGGCATGGGCGGCGAGGTCATCCGGCGGGCCCAGCTGGCGAAGGACCTGCTGGAGTCGATGTAG
- a CDS encoding VOC family protein → MDDQNAPRRGVTGQHTTDGVPHGSTNLTPFLAVPGAAGAIDFYRDVFGARVVDVTEMGGIVVHAELDFGNGKLQVGEPNPDYGLVAAPAGDDDCYSMGLYCADVDGTLERAVAAGSTVREAATTFVSGDRFASIRDPFGVRWSIMSRVEDLSEEESAARVAQWAAEQQGASAG, encoded by the coding sequence ATGGACGATCAGAACGCACCCCGGCGAGGGGTCACAGGACAGCACACCACCGACGGCGTCCCCCACGGGTCGACGAACCTCACGCCGTTCCTCGCGGTGCCCGGCGCGGCCGGTGCCATCGACTTCTACCGCGACGTCTTCGGCGCCCGCGTCGTCGACGTCACCGAGATGGGCGGCATCGTCGTGCACGCCGAGCTCGACTTCGGGAACGGCAAGCTCCAGGTCGGCGAGCCGAACCCCGACTACGGGCTCGTCGCCGCGCCGGCCGGCGACGACGACTGCTACTCGATGGGTCTCTACTGCGCTGACGTCGACGGCACGCTCGAGCGCGCCGTCGCGGCCGGGTCGACGGTGCGGGAAGCGGCCACCACGTTCGTGTCCGGCGACCGGTTCGCGTCGATCCGCGACCCATTCGGGGTGCGGTGGTCGATCATGAGCCGAGTCGAGGACCTCTCGGAGGAGGAGAGCGCCGCTCGCGTCGCCCAGTGGGCGGCCGAGCAGCAGGGCGCCTCGGCGGGCTGA